A single region of the Pseudomonas mandelii genome encodes:
- a CDS encoding PTS fructose-like transporter subunit IIB: MKLAIVTACPNGMVTSVLCARLLDAAAQRQGWSTSVEVVDAAHPERQLSAATIEAAEWVLLVTSAPVDMSRFVGKKVFQSTPAHALQDVEAVLRRGAEEAQVYVAPEAVEQPATTVQNAPRLVAITACPTGVAHTFMAAEALQQAAKRLGYDLQVETQGSVGARNPLSAAAIADADVVLLACDIEVATERFAGKKIYRCGTGIALKQAEATLNKALAEGKQETASTGAKGPAKQEKTGVYKHLLTGVSFMLPMVVAGGLMIALSFVFGISAFKEEGTLAAALMQIGGETAFKLMVPLLAGYIAYSIADRPGLAPGMIGGLLASTLGAGFIGGIIAGFIAGYAAQAINRYARLPQSLEALKPILIIPLLASLFTGLVMIYIVGKPVAGMLEGLTHFLDSMGTTNAILLGVLLGGMMCVDLGGPINKAAYAFSVGLLASQSYAPMAATMAAGMVPPIGLGIATFIARRKFAQTEREAGKAALVLGLCFISEGAIPFAAKDPLRVIPASIAGGALTGALSMYFGCKLMAPHGGLFVLAIPNAINHALLYLLAIVAGSLLTAVAYALLKRPEAVGMALEPAKA; this comes from the coding sequence ATGAAACTAGCCATTGTTACGGCCTGCCCGAACGGCATGGTCACCAGTGTGCTGTGCGCCCGTTTGCTCGATGCAGCGGCCCAGCGTCAGGGCTGGAGCACCAGCGTCGAAGTGGTCGATGCCGCGCATCCGGAACGTCAGCTGTCGGCTGCCACGATTGAAGCGGCCGAGTGGGTGTTGCTGGTCACCAGTGCGCCGGTGGATATGTCGCGATTCGTCGGCAAGAAAGTGTTCCAGAGCACGCCCGCGCATGCCCTGCAGGATGTCGAAGCGGTGCTACGACGCGGGGCTGAAGAAGCTCAGGTGTATGTCGCGCCCGAAGCTGTCGAGCAACCTGCTACCACCGTTCAAAACGCGCCACGCCTGGTGGCGATCACGGCGTGTCCGACCGGTGTCGCTCACACGTTCATGGCGGCCGAGGCCTTGCAGCAAGCGGCCAAGCGTCTGGGCTATGACCTGCAAGTGGAAACCCAAGGCTCGGTCGGTGCGCGCAATCCACTCAGCGCTGCGGCGATTGCCGATGCCGATGTGGTGCTGCTGGCGTGCGATATCGAAGTCGCCACCGAGCGTTTTGCCGGCAAGAAAATCTACCGTTGCGGTACTGGCATTGCGTTGAAGCAAGCCGAGGCGACGCTGAATAAAGCGCTGGCCGAAGGCAAGCAGGAAACCGCGTCGACCGGTGCCAAAGGCCCGGCCAAACAAGAGAAGACCGGCGTCTATAAACACCTGCTGACGGGCGTGTCGTTCATGCTGCCGATGGTGGTGGCGGGCGGTCTGATGATCGCCTTGTCGTTCGTGTTCGGCATTTCCGCATTCAAGGAGGAAGGCACACTCGCCGCCGCACTGATGCAGATCGGTGGCGAGACCGCGTTCAAGTTGATGGTGCCGCTGCTGGCGGGTTACATCGCCTACTCGATCGCCGACCGTCCGGGCCTGGCGCCGGGGATGATCGGTGGCCTGCTGGCGAGCACCCTGGGCGCCGGTTTTATCGGCGGGATCATTGCCGGTTTCATTGCCGGTTATGCGGCGCAGGCGATCAATCGTTATGCGCGCTTGCCGCAAAGTCTTGAGGCACTGAAACCGATCCTGATCATCCCGTTGCTGGCGAGCCTGTTCACCGGCCTGGTGATGATTTACATCGTCGGCAAACCGGTGGCCGGCATGCTCGAAGGGCTCACGCACTTCCTCGACAGCATGGGCACCACCAACGCGATTCTGCTCGGTGTGCTGCTCGGCGGGATGATGTGCGTCGACCTTGGCGGGCCGATCAACAAAGCCGCGTATGCGTTCTCGGTGGGGCTGCTGGCCTCGCAAAGTTATGCCCCGATGGCCGCGACCATGGCCGCCGGTATGGTGCCGCCGATTGGCTTGGGCATCGCCACGTTTATCGCACGGCGCAAATTTGCCCAGACCGAGCGCGAGGCCGGTAAAGCGGCGCTGGTATTGGGGCTGTGTTTCATCTCCGAAGGGGCGATTCCGTTTGCCGCCAAAGACCCGTTGCGAGTGATTCCGGCGAGCATTGCCGGTGGCGCATTGACCGGTGCGTTGTCGATGTATTTCGGCTGCAAACTGATGGCGCCGCACGGTGGGTTGTTTGTGTTGGCGATCCCGAATGCGATCAACCATGCGCTGTTGTATCTGCTGGCGATTGTGGCGGGGAGCCTGCTGACGGCGGTAGCGTATGCGCTGCTCAAGCGGCCGGAAGCTGTTGGGATGGCACTCGAACCCGCCAAAGCCTGA
- a CDS encoding alkaline phosphatase D family protein: MSEFDLGRRRVMQAVGAGLLLPGLAPAVIASVKDRPQLTDGVQSGDLMGDRAMIWSRSDRPARMVVEWDTRSLFGNPRRFVSPLADARSDFTARVELTGLPADQAIFYRVYFEDAQSGVTSEPWFGHLRSVPQTRRDLRFVWSGDTVGQGFGINPDIGGMRIYEAMRLRLPDFFIHSGDTIYADGPVPAQLATESGRVWRNITSEAKSKVAETLDDYRGNYRYNLMDENIRRFNAEVPQIWQWDDHEVVNNWSPGKQLDERYKSKDIHSLVGRAHQAWLEYAPMRLQSADGGGRIYRKLGYGPMLDVFVLDMRSYREANDDNLGTAKPFLGREQLDWLKASLKASSAQWKVIAADMPIGLGVPDGEIRPGVARWEAVANGDPGPAQRRELEIAELLGFLRAQQVRNYVFLTADVHYCAAHHYHPDRAAFQDFEPFWEFVAGPLNAGSFGPNPLDKTFGPEVVFEKAPPAQNTSPFAGFQFFGEVNIDGQTGEMSVVLRDLDGVAVFERKLQPA, encoded by the coding sequence ATGAGCGAATTCGACCTCGGCCGTCGCCGTGTCATGCAAGCCGTCGGCGCCGGGCTATTGCTTCCAGGGCTGGCGCCGGCCGTCATCGCCTCGGTCAAGGACCGTCCGCAGCTCACCGATGGCGTGCAGTCCGGCGATCTAATGGGCGACCGGGCGATGATCTGGAGCCGCAGCGACCGACCGGCGCGGATGGTGGTCGAATGGGACACCCGCAGCCTGTTTGGCAACCCACGCCGATTCGTCTCGCCATTGGCCGATGCGCGCAGCGATTTCACCGCACGGGTCGAGCTCACGGGCCTGCCGGCTGATCAGGCGATTTTCTATCGCGTGTATTTCGAAGACGCCCAAAGCGGTGTCACCAGCGAACCCTGGTTCGGTCATTTGCGCAGCGTGCCGCAAACCCGGCGCGACCTCCGTTTTGTCTGGAGCGGCGACACCGTTGGCCAAGGCTTCGGCATCAATCCGGACATTGGCGGCATGCGCATCTACGAAGCCATGCGTCTGCGCCTGCCCGACTTCTTTATCCACAGCGGCGACACCATCTACGCTGACGGCCCGGTGCCGGCGCAACTGGCCACCGAAAGCGGCCGGGTGTGGCGCAATATCACCAGCGAAGCCAAGAGCAAGGTCGCCGAGACACTCGACGATTATCGCGGTAACTACCGCTACAACCTGATGGACGAGAACATCCGTCGCTTCAACGCCGAAGTCCCGCAGATCTGGCAGTGGGATGACCACGAAGTGGTGAACAACTGGTCACCGGGCAAGCAATTGGATGAGCGCTACAAGAGCAAAGATATCCACAGCCTGGTCGGTCGCGCCCACCAGGCCTGGCTCGAATATGCGCCCATGCGTTTGCAGAGCGCCGATGGCGGCGGGCGGATTTATCGCAAGCTCGGCTACGGGCCGATGCTGGATGTGTTCGTGCTGGACATGCGCAGCTATCGCGAAGCCAATGACGACAACCTGGGCACTGCCAAACCGTTTCTCGGTCGTGAGCAACTCGACTGGCTCAAGGCTTCGTTAAAAGCCTCCAGTGCTCAATGGAAGGTCATTGCTGCTGACATGCCGATCGGCCTCGGCGTCCCCGACGGAGAAATCCGCCCCGGTGTGGCACGCTGGGAAGCAGTGGCCAACGGTGATCCCGGACCGGCCCAGCGACGTGAACTGGAAATCGCTGAACTCTTGGGCTTTTTACGGGCGCAGCAGGTGCGCAATTACGTGTTCCTGACGGCCGATGTGCATTACTGCGCAGCCCACCATTACCACCCGGACCGCGCCGCATTCCAGGACTTCGAACCGTTCTGGGAATTTGTGGCCGGGCCGTTGAATGCCGGGAGCTTCGGACCCAATCCGCTGGACAAGACCTTCGGGCCCGAGGTGGTTTTCGAGAAAGCACCACCGGCGCAGAACACCTCGCCGTTTGCCGGGTTCCAGTTTTTTGGCGAGGTGAATATCGATGGGCAGACGGGGGAGATGAGTGTGGTGTTGCGGGATCTGGATGGGGTGGCGGTGTTTGAACGCAAGCTTCAGCCAGCCTGA
- a CDS encoding PepSY domain-containing protein, which translates to MLKKTLFQLHWFFGISAGLVLALMGITGAIVSFEDEILSVLNPSVLQVEKQVAGVLPPAELVEKIEGASGKKVAMLWVETDSGNAARVSFTPPPGERRGEMRYFDPYTAQFMGEATGQDFFGLMLQLHRFLAMGDTGRQITGACTLILVFFCLSGLYLRWPRQWKNWRAWLTLDWKKKGRSFNWDLHSVAGTWCLVFYLLSALTGLSWSYEWYNKGLTQLLSDSPQNERVRGGRGPAPSGPAPTADYAAMWSSIYSAAGPALSAYNIRMPPVAGQLATVFYLLNSSPHDRALNQISLDPATGLVKRHDRYSDKSLKAQLLTSIYALHVGSYFGIVGRIILTLTALTMPLFFVTGWLLYLDRRRKKKQIKDARKNFAQTGNNAPAWLIGFASQSGFAEQLAWQTAGQLQAAGLPVKVQPLANVSEQDLRESSNALFVVSTFGDGEAPDSARGFERKVLGQASNLESLNYAVLGLGDRQYHHFCGFARRLHTWLGEHGGKTLFAPVEVDSGDPYALRHWQQQLGLLTGQAPVDTWQAPSYDNWTLTRRELMNPDSSGSPVYLLGLTAPTTSSWLAGDLVEVLPRNCPWAIEHFLDGLGIEGRAMVTFSGLSQPLEHALASRQLPENRTHLVGLHAQALVDALVPLAMREYSIASIAADGILELIVRQEMHTDGSLGIGSGWLTEHAPVGGTISLRVRRNSGFHLPTEPVPMILLGNGTGLAGLRSLLKARIADGQQRHWLLFGERHREYDYLCRDELEEWLTSGDLERLDLAFSRDQAEKIYVQDRLRESADLLKQWLADGAVIYICGSLQGMASGVDHVLNEVLGIAEVDRLIEQGRYRRDVY; encoded by the coding sequence GTGTTGAAGAAAACCCTGTTCCAGTTGCACTGGTTTTTCGGCATCAGTGCCGGGCTGGTCCTGGCCCTGATGGGCATCACCGGGGCGATAGTGTCGTTTGAGGATGAGATCCTCAGCGTGCTCAATCCTTCTGTGTTGCAGGTCGAGAAGCAGGTTGCAGGCGTCCTGCCGCCCGCCGAACTGGTGGAAAAAATCGAGGGCGCCTCCGGCAAGAAAGTCGCGATGCTCTGGGTCGAGACCGACAGCGGCAACGCCGCGCGGGTGAGTTTCACCCCGCCACCGGGCGAACGCCGGGGCGAGATGCGCTACTTCGATCCGTACACCGCCCAGTTCATGGGTGAAGCCACCGGTCAGGACTTCTTCGGCCTGATGCTGCAACTGCACCGCTTCCTCGCCATGGGCGATACCGGGCGGCAGATCACCGGGGCCTGCACGCTGATCCTGGTATTTTTCTGCCTGTCCGGCCTGTACCTGCGCTGGCCGCGCCAATGGAAAAACTGGCGCGCCTGGCTGACCCTCGACTGGAAGAAAAAGGGCCGCAGTTTCAACTGGGACCTGCACTCGGTGGCCGGTACCTGGTGCCTGGTGTTTTACCTCCTGTCAGCGCTGACCGGGTTGTCCTGGTCCTATGAGTGGTACAACAAGGGCTTGACCCAATTGCTGTCCGACTCTCCGCAGAACGAGCGCGTGCGCGGCGGTCGAGGTCCTGCCCCAAGCGGCCCGGCGCCCACCGCCGATTACGCCGCCATGTGGAGCAGCATCTACAGCGCCGCAGGTCCGGCACTCAGTGCCTACAACATCCGCATGCCGCCCGTGGCCGGCCAACTGGCGACGGTCTTCTACCTGTTGAACTCCTCGCCCCATGACCGTGCGCTGAACCAGATCAGCCTCGATCCGGCCACCGGCCTCGTCAAACGGCATGACCGTTACAGCGACAAGAGCCTCAAGGCACAACTGCTGACCAGCATTTACGCGCTGCACGTGGGCAGTTACTTCGGCATCGTCGGGCGGATCATCCTGACCCTCACCGCGCTGACCATGCCGCTGTTCTTTGTCACTGGCTGGTTGTTGTACCTGGACCGTCGCCGCAAGAAAAAGCAGATCAAGGACGCCCGCAAAAACTTCGCGCAAACGGGCAACAATGCGCCAGCCTGGTTGATCGGCTTCGCCAGCCAAAGCGGCTTTGCCGAGCAACTGGCGTGGCAAACTGCCGGGCAATTGCAGGCGGCCGGCCTGCCGGTGAAAGTCCAACCCTTGGCGAATGTCAGCGAACAGGACTTGCGTGAATCCAGCAATGCGCTGTTCGTGGTCAGCACCTTCGGCGACGGCGAAGCGCCGGACAGCGCCCGCGGTTTCGAACGCAAGGTGCTGGGCCAGGCGTCGAACCTGGAAAGCCTGAACTACGCGGTATTGGGTCTCGGTGATCGCCAATATCACCACTTCTGCGGCTTCGCCCGACGCTTGCACACCTGGCTTGGCGAGCATGGCGGCAAGACGTTGTTCGCCCCAGTGGAAGTCGACAGCGGCGACCCTTACGCCTTGCGTCACTGGCAGCAGCAACTCGGCCTGTTGACCGGGCAAGCACCGGTCGACACCTGGCAGGCGCCGAGCTACGACAACTGGACCCTGACCCGCCGCGAGTTGATGAACCCGGACAGCAGCGGTTCACCGGTGTACTTGCTGGGCCTCACCGCACCGACCACCAGCAGTTGGCTGGCGGGGGATCTGGTGGAAGTCCTGCCCCGCAATTGCCCGTGGGCAATCGAGCATTTCCTTGATGGCCTGGGTATTGAAGGCCGGGCGATGGTGACCTTCAGTGGCTTGTCGCAACCGCTGGAGCACGCCCTCGCCAGCCGACAACTGCCGGAAAACAGAACCCATCTGGTCGGCCTGCACGCTCAGGCACTGGTCGATGCGCTGGTGCCGTTGGCCATGCGCGAATACTCCATTGCTTCGATTGCGGCTGACGGCATTCTGGAACTGATCGTGCGCCAGGAAATGCACACCGATGGCAGCCTGGGCATCGGCTCCGGCTGGCTGACCGAACACGCGCCGGTGGGTGGCACCATCAGCCTGCGAGTGCGGCGTAACAGCGGGTTCCATCTACCGACCGAGCCGGTGCCGATGATCCTGCTGGGCAACGGCACCGGGCTGGCTGGACTGCGCAGTTTGCTCAAGGCACGCATTGCCGATGGGCAGCAACGGCATTGGCTGCTGTTCGGTGAGCGTCATCGGGAATACGACTATCTGTGCCGCGATGAGCTTGAGGAATGGCTGACTTCAGGCGATCTGGAGCGTCTGGACCTGGCGTTCTCGCGGGATCAGGCCGAGAAGATTTATGTGCAGGATCGGCTGCGTGAGTCGGCCGATCTATTGAAGCAATGGCTGGCTGACGGCGCCGTGATTTACATCTGCGGGAGCTTGCAGGGAATGGCATCAGGCGTGGATCACGTACTCAACGAAGTGCTCGGGATTGCAGAAGTCGACCGCCTCATCGAGCAGGGCCGCTACCGCCGCGACGTCTACTGA
- a CDS encoding type III PLP-dependent enzyme yields MSINVEDYFARDTFNKMKAFADKQETPFVVIDTAMISQAYDDLRAGFEFAKVYYAVKANPAVEIIDLLKEKGSNFDIASIYELDKVMNQGVGPDRISYGNTIKKSKDIRYFYDKGVRLYATDSEADLRNIAKAAPGSKVYVRILTEGSTTADWPLSRKFGCQTDMAMDLLILARDLGLVPYGISFHVGSQQRDISVWDAAIAKVKVIFERLKEEDGIHLKLINMGGGFPANYITRTNSLETYAEEIIRFLKEDFGDDLPEIILEPGRSLIANAGILVSEVVLVARKSRTAVERWVYTDVGKFSGLIETMDEAIKFPIWTEKKGEMEEVVIAGPTCDSADIMYENYKYGLPLNLAIGDRLYWLSTGAYTTSYSAVEFNGFPPLKSFYL; encoded by the coding sequence ATGTCGATCAACGTCGAAGACTATTTCGCGCGCGATACCTTCAACAAAATGAAGGCGTTTGCCGACAAACAAGAAACCCCGTTCGTGGTGATCGACACCGCGATGATCAGCCAGGCCTATGACGACCTGCGCGCCGGTTTCGAATTCGCCAAGGTCTACTACGCGGTCAAGGCCAACCCAGCCGTCGAAATCATCGACCTGCTCAAAGAGAAAGGCTCGAACTTCGACATCGCGTCGATCTACGAGCTCGACAAAGTGATGAACCAGGGCGTTGGCCCGGATCGCATCAGCTACGGCAACACCATCAAGAAATCCAAGGACATCCGCTACTTCTATGACAAGGGCGTGCGTCTGTATGCCACCGACTCCGAAGCAGACCTGCGCAACATTGCCAAGGCTGCGCCGGGTTCGAAAGTCTACGTGCGCATCCTCACCGAAGGCTCGACCACGGCTGACTGGCCTTTGTCGCGCAAATTCGGCTGCCAGACCGACATGGCCATGGACCTGCTGATCCTCGCCCGCGACCTGGGCCTGGTGCCTTACGGCATCTCGTTCCACGTCGGTTCACAACAGCGCGACATCAGTGTCTGGGACGCGGCGATCGCCAAGGTCAAAGTGATCTTCGAACGCCTGAAAGAAGAAGACGGCATCCACCTCAAGCTGATCAACATGGGCGGCGGCTTCCCGGCCAACTACATCACTCGCACCAACAGCCTGGAAACCTACGCCGAAGAAATCATCCGCTTCCTCAAGGAAGACTTCGGTGATGACCTGCCGGAAATCATCCTGGAGCCAGGCCGTTCGTTGATCGCCAACGCCGGCATCCTGGTCAGTGAAGTGGTGCTGGTGGCGCGTAAATCCCGTACCGCCGTCGAGCGTTGGGTTTATACGGATGTGGGCAAGTTCTCCGGCCTGATCGAAACCATGGACGAAGCGATCAAGTTCCCGATCTGGACCGAGAAGAAAGGCGAGATGGAAGAAGTGGTCATCGCCGGCCCAACCTGCGACAGCGCCGACATCATGTATGAGAACTACAAGTACGGTCTGCCGCTGAACCTGGCCATCGGTGATCGTCTGTACTGGCTGTCGACCGGTGCCTACACCACCAGTTACAGCGCGGTTGAATTCAATGGCTTCCCGCCGTTGAAATCGTTTTACCTGTAA
- a CDS encoding TonB-dependent receptor, translating to MSRQHSHLPVSSPRLLASAIGVAITAGSAGHMVFAAEKADEKAPGNAISLGATSITGEAQDATSYNVEKASSPKYTAPLVDTPRSVTVIPQQVLKDTGALNMQDALRTVPGITFGAGEGGNPQGDRPFIRGFDAQGDTYLDGVRDTGSQSREIFAVESIEVSKGPNSAIGGRGAAGGSINLVSKKAHLGDSFDGGFTWGSDQTQRYTLDGNYQFTDTAAGRLNLMSHESNVAGRDSVDYDRWGIAPSLAFGLGTDTRVNLDYYHLESNDTPDSGIPYTIPVAGSAARTKSNPDKPFAGGDHSNFYGLDRDFRKGRTDTATFAIEHDLSDALTVKNTLRHGSSMQDYILTQPDDSKGNVNNGSVWRRANTRVSNTETTTNQTDLFGDVYIAGFKNSFATGIELSREESQKSSYNVNVDTTPRTAASTTNCSPALIGAPSGYNCTSLANPNPNDPWNGAISRNYAGTDTESDTYALYVFDTLELSEQWLVNMGLRYDHFDTKYKTYNASSVTTSKGDDVSEFVTGQFGVVYKPAENGSIYASYATSATPPGNTLGEGQEGNPLGGTPDRNGNLLSSDMEPETTKNYEIGTKWDLLNDRLSLTADIFRTEKDNARVQVDTTSYENAGKTRVQGIELSASGKITEKWQVFAGYAYMDSEQVDGGPLGKANDGNELPNTPKNSASLWTTYQVTPKLTIGGGAFYVDDVFGSVANTTMVESYVRYDAMAAYKLSKNVDLQLNVQNLTDETYYDKAFSTHFANQAAGRTALLSTNFHF from the coding sequence ATGTCACGCCAACACTCACATTTACCGGTCAGTTCACCGCGTTTGCTCGCGTCTGCAATTGGCGTGGCGATCACGGCCGGTTCTGCCGGCCACATGGTTTTCGCAGCCGAAAAGGCCGACGAAAAAGCGCCGGGCAATGCGATTTCCCTGGGGGCGACCTCCATCACTGGCGAAGCCCAGGATGCGACTTCCTACAACGTTGAAAAAGCCTCCTCGCCCAAGTACACCGCACCGCTGGTGGACACACCGCGCTCGGTCACCGTCATCCCGCAGCAAGTGCTCAAGGACACCGGAGCCCTCAATATGCAGGATGCGCTGCGCACCGTTCCGGGCATCACCTTTGGTGCCGGTGAAGGTGGAAACCCACAAGGCGATCGTCCGTTCATTCGTGGTTTCGACGCTCAGGGCGACACCTATCTGGACGGTGTGCGTGACACCGGTTCGCAGAGCCGCGAGATCTTCGCCGTAGAATCCATCGAAGTCAGCAAAGGTCCGAACTCGGCCATTGGCGGCCGTGGCGCGGCGGGCGGCAGCATTAACCTGGTGAGCAAAAAGGCCCACTTGGGCGACTCGTTCGACGGTGGTTTTACCTGGGGTTCGGACCAGACCCAGCGTTACACCCTGGACGGCAACTACCAGTTCACCGACACCGCCGCTGGCCGTCTGAACCTGATGAGCCACGAAAGCAATGTCGCCGGCCGTGACAGCGTCGACTACGACCGCTGGGGCATCGCGCCGTCGCTGGCATTCGGCCTGGGCACCGACACCCGGGTCAACCTCGATTACTACCATCTGGAAAGCAACGACACGCCAGACTCGGGCATTCCGTACACCATCCCTGTCGCAGGTTCCGCCGCCCGCACCAAGTCGAATCCGGACAAGCCGTTCGCCGGCGGCGATCACAGCAACTTCTACGGGCTGGATCGCGATTTCCGCAAGGGCCGCACCGACACGGCAACCTTTGCCATCGAGCACGACCTGAGCGATGCGCTGACCGTCAAGAACACCCTGCGCCACGGCAGCAGCATGCAGGATTACATCCTGACCCAGCCGGACGACAGCAAGGGCAACGTGAACAACGGCAGCGTCTGGCGCCGGGCCAACACCCGCGTGAGCAACACCGAGACCACCACGAACCAGACCGATCTGTTTGGTGACGTCTACATTGCGGGCTTCAAGAACAGCTTCGCCACCGGCATCGAGCTGAGCCGCGAGGAAAGCCAGAAATCCTCGTACAACGTCAACGTCGACACCACCCCTCGAACCGCGGCGTCGACCACCAACTGCTCGCCGGCACTGATCGGCGCGCCAAGCGGCTACAACTGCACCTCGCTGGCCAACCCGAACCCGAACGACCCATGGAACGGTGCGATCTCGCGGAACTACGCCGGCACTGATACCGAGTCCGATACCTACGCGCTGTATGTGTTCGACACCCTCGAGTTGTCCGAGCAATGGCTGGTGAACATGGGCCTGCGTTACGACCATTTCGACACCAAATACAAAACCTACAACGCGTCCAGCGTGACCACGTCCAAAGGGGATGACGTCAGCGAGTTCGTGACCGGCCAGTTCGGCGTGGTCTACAAACCGGCCGAAAACGGCAGCATCTACGCGTCCTACGCCACCTCCGCCACGCCACCGGGCAACACGCTGGGCGAAGGTCAGGAAGGCAACCCGTTGGGCGGCACGCCGGATCGCAACGGCAATCTGCTGAGCAGCGACATGGAGCCGGAAACCACCAAGAACTACGAAATCGGCACCAAGTGGGACTTGCTGAACGATCGCCTGTCGTTGACCGCCGATATCTTCCGCACCGAAAAAGACAACGCCCGCGTCCAGGTCGACACCACGTCCTATGAAAACGCCGGTAAAACCCGCGTCCAGGGCATCGAATTGTCGGCCAGCGGCAAGATCACCGAAAAATGGCAAGTCTTCGCCGGTTACGCCTACATGGACAGCGAGCAAGTCGACGGCGGCCCGCTGGGTAAAGCCAACGATGGCAACGAACTGCCGAACACCCCGAAAAACAGTGCCAGCCTGTGGACGACCTATCAGGTCACGCCGAAGCTGACCATCGGTGGTGGTGCGTTCTATGTCGACGACGTCTTCGGCAGCGTGGCCAACACCACCATGGTCGAGTCCTATGTTCGTTACGACGCAATGGCTGCCTACAAGTTGAGCAAAAACGTCGACCTGCAACTGAACGTGCAGAACCTGACCGACGAAACCTACTACGACAAAGCCTTCTCGACCCACTTCGCCAACCAGGCGGCGGGCCGCACGGCATTGCTGAGCACCAACTTCCACTTCTGA
- a CDS encoding tetratricopeptide repeat protein, with product MSFQLRREEVLDGDSLKAMLEESPARAAQAILIAARENILDAQALLGQILLDGNGIGQDQPLAVRWFGIAARRGHLMARNMLGRCHEHGWGCAADASVAAQHYRIAADAGLDWAMYNYANLLATGRGVMEDQAQALSLYRRAAELGHAKSMNLFGRYLEEGRGFPADPQAAREWYRRSAVGGDFRGQFSHAAVLADEGHIEEALGWLRKARDGGNINFLRVASQTLLTAQNGQVRELATDYAQRCADLERELVPLQAL from the coding sequence ATGAGTTTCCAATTGCGCCGCGAGGAAGTCCTCGACGGTGATTCGCTCAAAGCCATGCTGGAAGAAAGCCCCGCTCGTGCAGCCCAGGCGATTCTGATCGCTGCCCGTGAAAACATTCTCGATGCTCAAGCCTTGCTCGGGCAGATTCTGCTGGACGGGAATGGCATCGGGCAGGACCAGCCGCTGGCCGTGCGCTGGTTCGGGATTGCCGCCCGGCGCGGGCATCTGATGGCGCGCAACATGCTCGGTCGTTGTCATGAACATGGCTGGGGGTGTGCGGCGGATGCTTCGGTTGCCGCGCAGCATTATCGAATCGCCGCCGACGCCGGGCTGGATTGGGCGATGTACAACTACGCCAATCTGCTGGCGACCGGGCGAGGTGTGATGGAGGATCAGGCGCAAGCGCTGAGTCTTTATCGTCGCGCCGCAGAACTGGGCCATGCGAAGTCGATGAACCTGTTCGGTCGTTATCTGGAAGAAGGACGGGGCTTTCCGGCGGATCCGCAAGCTGCGCGTGAGTGGTATCGACGCTCGGCGGTCGGTGGTGATTTTCGTGGGCAGTTCAGTCATGCCGCTGTGCTGGCCGACGAGGGGCATATCGAAGAAGCGCTGGGTTGGTTACGCAAGGCGCGGGACGGCGGAAATATAAATTTCCTGCGGGTGGCGAGTCAGACGTTGTTGACTGCGCAGAACGGGCAAGTTCGCGAATTGGCTACCGATTACGCTCAGCGCTGCGCCGACCTTGAGCGGGAGCTCGTCCCCCTGCAAGCGCTGTAG
- a CDS encoding Fe2+-dependent dioxygenase, which produces MLLHIPGVFAKEEVQRIREALEQADWADGKITAGYQSAKAKHNLQLPEGHPLAKEVGAAMLERLWKNPLFMSAALPHKVFPPLLNCYTAGGSFDFHIDNAVRQPKGGIERVRTDLSATLFFSEPEDYDGGELEIQDTFGTQRVKLPAGDMVLYPGTSLHKVNAVTRGTRYASFFWTQSLVREDSQRALLFEMDGAIQQLTQDMPDHPSLIRLTGTYHNLLRRWVDV; this is translated from the coding sequence ATGCTGCTGCACATTCCCGGCGTGTTCGCGAAAGAAGAAGTGCAGCGCATCCGCGAGGCTCTGGAGCAGGCGGATTGGGCCGATGGCAAAATCACCGCCGGCTACCAGTCGGCCAAAGCCAAGCACAACCTGCAGCTGCCTGAAGGTCATCCGCTGGCCAAGGAAGTGGGTGCGGCGATGCTTGAGCGGCTGTGGAAAAATCCGCTGTTCATGTCCGCGGCTTTACCGCACAAAGTGTTTCCTCCGTTGCTGAACTGTTACACGGCGGGCGGCAGTTTCGACTTCCATATCGACAACGCCGTGCGTCAGCCCAAGGGCGGTATCGAGCGGGTCCGCACCGACCTGTCGGCGACGCTGTTTTTCAGCGAACCGGAGGACTATGACGGCGGCGAACTGGAAATCCAGGACACCTTCGGCACCCAGCGCGTGAAATTGCCGGCCGGCGACATGGTTTTGTATCCCGGCACCAGTCTGCACAAGGTCAACGCCGTCACCCGCGGCACCCGCTATGCGTCGTTCTTCTGGACCCAAAGCCTGGTGCGCGAAGACAGTCAGCGCGCGTTGCTGTTCGAGATGGACGGAGCGATCCAGCAATTGACTCAGGACATGCCCGATCACCCGTCGTTGATCCGCCTCACGGGCACATATCACAACCTGTTGCGTCGTTGGGTCGACGTATGA